In Equus caballus isolate H_3958 breed thoroughbred chromosome 7, TB-T2T, whole genome shotgun sequence, one DNA window encodes the following:
- the BSG gene encoding basigin precursor codes for MAAALVVVLGLVVLGAGGDSGAESRIRPGQEELGSKTRLSCTLNDSAAEVIGHRWVKAGKVLKEDALPGQSMEYEVAMDEEDSSGEYVCIFLPEHLGRRSITVKGRPHIKAVKKSEHATEGESVMLACKSTSFPPVTDWFWYKISESADQVITNTSQGKFLVTSSESKTELRISKLDLTTDPGQYVCNGTSTAGSGQAVISLRVRNRFAALWPFLGIVAEVLVLVTIIFVYEKRRKPDEILDDEDAGSTPLKSSGHHVNDKDKNVRQRNAS; via the exons AGAGCAGGATCAGGCCGGGGCAGGAGGAGCTCGGCTCCAAGACCCGGCTCAGCTGCACGCTGAACGACAGCGCCGCCGAGGTCATCGGCCACCGCTGGGTGAAGGCGGGCAAGGTGCTCAAGGAGGACGCGCTGCCTGGCCAGAGCATGGAGTATGA GGTGGCCATGGACGAGGAGGACTCCTCGGGGGAGTACGTGTGCATCTTCCTCCCGGAGCACCTGGGCAGGAGGAGCATCACAGTGAAGG GGCGGCCGCACATTAAGGCCGTCAAGAAGTCGGAGCATGCCACCGAGGGGGAGTCTGTCATGCTGGCCTGCAAGTCGACCTCGTTCCCGCCGGTCACCGACTGGTTCTGGTACAAGATCAGCGAGTCTGCGGACCAG GTCATCACCAACACCTCCCAGGGCAAGTTCTTGGTGACATCCTCAGAGTCCAAGACCGAGCTGCGCATCTCGAAGCTGGACCTGACCACGGACCCCGGCCAGTACGTCTGCAATGGCACCAGCACGGCTGGCAGCGGCCAGGCCGTCATCTCGCTGCGCGTGCGCAACCGCTTCGCCGCCCTCTGGCCCTTCCTGGGCATCGTGGCCGAGGTCCTCGTGTTGGTCACCATCATCTTTGTCTACGAGAAGCGGCGGAAGCCGGACGAGATCCTGGACG ACGAGGATGCAGGCTCCACTCCACT GAAGAGCAGCGGGCACCACGTGAACGATAAGGACAAGAACGTGCGCCAGAGGAACGCCAGCTGA